From one Erinaceus europaeus chromosome 4, mEriEur2.1, whole genome shotgun sequence genomic stretch:
- the PPARD gene encoding peroxisome proliferator-activated receptor delta isoform X1, producing the protein MEQPPEEAPEVREEEEKEEVAEAEGAPELNGGPEHPLPSSSYTDLSRSSSPPSLLDQLQMGCDGASGGSLNMECRVCGDQASGFHYGVHACEGCKGFFRRTIRMKLEYEKCERSCKIQKKNRNKCQYCRFQKCLALGMSHNAIRFGRMPEAEKRKLVAGLTANEGSQHNPQVADLKAFSKHIYNAYLKNFNMTKKKARGILTGKASHTAPFVIHDIETLWQAEKGLVWKQLVNGLPPYKEISIHVFYRCQCTTVETVRELTEFAKSIPNFSNLFLNDQVTLLKYGVHEAIFAMLASIVNKDGLLVANGTGFVTREFLRSLRKPFSDIIEPKFEFAVKFNALELDDSDLALFIAAIILCGDRPGLINVPQVEAIQDTILRALEFHLQANHPDAQYLFPKLLQKMADLRQLVTEHAQMMQRIKKTETETSLHPLLQEIYKDMY; encoded by the exons ACCTCTCCCGGAGCTCTTCACCACCCTCACTGCTGGACCAGCTGCAGATGGGCTGCGATGGGGCCTCGGGTGGCAGCCTCAACATGGAATGCCGtgtatgtggggaccaggcaTCAGGCTTCCACTATGGTGTTCACGCGTGTGAGGGGTGCAAG GGCTTCTTTCGCCGGACAATCCGCATGAAGCTAGAGTATGAGAAGTGTGAGCGGAGCTGCAAGATCCAAAAGAAGAATCGAAACAAGTGCCAGTACTGCCGCTTCCAGAAATGCCTGGCACTGGGCATGTCACATAATG CCATCCGCTTTGGTCGGATGCCAGAGGCTGAGAAGAGGAAGCTGGTGGCAGGGCTGACAGCAAATGAGGGGAGTCAGCACAACCCACAGGTGGCTGACCTGAAGGCCTTCTCCAAGCACATCTACAATGCCTACCTGAAAAACTTCAACATGACCAAAAAGAAGGCCCGAGGCATCCTCACTGGGAAGGCCAGCCACACGGCG CCCTTTGTGATCCACGACATCGAGACATTGTGGCAGGCAGAGAAGGGCCTGGTATGGAAGCAACTGGTGAATGGCCTGCCACCCTACAAGGAGATCAGCATACACGTCTTCTACCGCTGCCAGTGCACCACAGTAGAGACCGTGCGTGAGCTCACCGAGTTTGCCAAGAGCATCCCCAACTTCAGCAACCTCTTCCTCAATGACCAGGTGACCCTTCTCAAATACGGTGTGCATGAGGCCATCTTCGCCATGCTCGCCTCCATCGTCAACAAGGATGGGCTGCTGGTGGCTAACGGCACTGGTTTTGTCACCCGTGAATTTTTGCGCAGCCTCCGCAAGCCTTTCAGTGACATCATTGAGCCCAAGTTTGAGTTTGCTGTCAAGTTCAATGCCCTAGAACTTGATGACAGTGACCTGGCTCTCTTCATCGCAGCCATCATCCTGTGTGGAG ACCGGCCAGGGCTCATAAATGTGCCACAGGTGGAGGCCATCCAGGACACTATCCTTCGAGCCCTTGAGTTCCACCTGCAGGCCAACCACCCTGACGCCCAGTACCTCTTCCCCAAGCTACTGCAGAAGATGGCTGACCTGCGGCAGCTGGTCACTGAGCATGCCCAGATGATGCAGCGGatcaaaaagacagagacagagacatcactgCACCCCCTGCTCCAGGAGATCTATAAGGACATGTATTGA
- the LOC107523040 gene encoding E3 ubiquitin-protein ligase makorin-1-like gives MAPLQKLSREKQQREQDSRDIVCGICMDKVWDKPKAQRVFGILPNCTHAHCLGCLRSWRKRRQDFPRDVIKACPQCRVHSSYVIPCQFWVSEGAEKEQLIQSFKAWTSQIPCRFFAQGSRHCPFKSDCIYLHQLQAKAPRSTSLPASRSEVVLEPPAFLQCADLEHELRFVDYAMDVVFWYSELLLNPYSFYRNLQCPRSLCRGWGQQASRLC, from the exons ATGGCCCCGCTTCAGAAGCTCAGCCGAGAGAAGCAGCAG AGGGAACAGGACAGTCGGGACATCGTGTGTGGCATCTGCATGGACAAGGTGTGGGACAAGCCCAAGGCTCAGCGTGTTTTTGGCATCCTGCCCAACTGCACCCATGCCCACTGCCTGGGCTGCCTGCGCAGCTGGCGGAAGAGGCGACAGGACTTCCCGCGGGATGTCATCAA AGCCTGTCCCCAGTGCCGTGTCCATTCCAGCTACGTTATCCCCTGCCAGTTCTGGGTGAGTGAAGGGGCTGAAAAGGAGCAGCTCATCCAGAGCTTCAAGGCTTGGACCAG CCAGATCCCATGCCGCTTCTTTGCACAGGGGAGTAGACACTGCCCATTTAAATCTGACTGCATCTACCTGCATCAGCTTCAAGCTAAGGCCCCAAGATCTACCTCACTGCCGGCctccaggagtgaagtg GTACTAGAACCACCAGCGTTCCTACAGTGTGCCGACTTGGAGCATGAACTACGCTTCGTGGACTACGCTATGGATGTGGTCTTCTGGTACTCAGAACTTCTACTGAATCCCTACAGTTTTTACCGAAACCTCCAGTGTCCAAGATCACTTTGTAGGGGGTGGGGCCAACAAGCGAGCAGGCTTTGCTAG
- the FANCE gene encoding Fanconi anemia group E protein isoform X2, whose protein sequence is MTSPEGVSALAEGAEPAPWAELEVPARLLLQALQSGPDGARRGLGVLRTLADRGGEPFCWGRLLEALCREEPVVEGPDCRLELKPLLLRLPHLCQRNLMSLLMAVRPLLPGSKLLPVLQIAQQNSSPNPDKWLQALGEFIHRDLEPGASTEGKSPLSKSCQKQLQGLCRQLGQGGRSLKLSQPPDSQEKQEEKKDSHWPGKRRKEPEEEPASAEGERTPKRFRCLEKEKEVDGQERPERESLDPLADEGSASPIKKQPIVGTEHSEPAQSPVDAKDLAERLELPKAIQDQVPRLQQLLKTSREGLEDTPPVELQLLHECSPSQMDLLCTQLQLAQLSDTGLLQLCTWLLALSPELSISNSTVLIRSLFLSRILSLTSSASRLLSTALVSFSAKYAYSVCRALLGPVLQDPGIGPAQTELLCCLMKDRALEPDTQVLLLGWR, encoded by the exons ATGACATCCCCGGAGGGGGTGAGCGCTCTGGCTGAAGGCGCGGAACCGGCACCGTGGGCGGAGCTGGAGGTCCCCGCTCGCCTCCTACTGCAGGCGCTGCAGTCGGGGCCAGATGGGGCGCGGCGCGGTCTCGGGGTGCTGCGGACGCTGGCCGACCGTGGCGGGGAGCCCTTCTGTTGGGGCCGCCTCCTCGAGGCGCTGTGCCGGGAGGAACCGGTTGTGGAGGGCCCAGACTGCCGCCTGGAGCT GAAACCACTGCTACTGCGATTGCCCCACTTATGTCAGAGGAACCTGATGTCCCTGCTGATGGCTGTTAGGCCATTGTTGCCTGGAAGCAAGCTCCTCCCTGTGCTTCAGATTGCCCAGCAGAACTCAAGTCCTAACCCTGATAAGTGGCTTCAGGCCCTGGGGGAATTTATTCATAGAGATCTGGAGCCTGGAGCTTCCACTGAGGGAAAATCCCCATTATCTAAAAGTTGCCAGAAACAGCTCCAAGGCCTGTGTAGGCAGCTGGGCCAGGGGGGCAGGAGCTTGAAGTTGTCCCAGCCtccagactcccaagagaaacaggaggaaaagaaggactcCCACTGGCCTGGGAAACGCAGAAAGGAACCAGAGGAAGAGCCCGCCAGTGCCGAAGGTGAGAGGACTCCCAAAAGATTCCGGTGtttggaaaaggagaaagaagttgATGGGCAAGAGAGACCTGAGCGTGAATCACTGGACCCTCTGGCAGATGAAGGCAGTGCATCACCTATTAAGAAGCAGCCCATCGTGGGGACTGAGCACAGTGAACCTGCTCAGAGTCCAGTGGATGCTAAGGACCTAGCTGAAAGGTTGGAATTACCCAAAGCTATTCAG GACCAGGTTCCCAGACTGCAGCAACTACTAAAGACTTCCCGGGAG GGATTGGAGGACACCCCTCCAGTTGAGCTGCAGCTTCTTCATGAATGCAGTCCCAGCCAG ATGGACCTGCTTTGTACCCAGCTGCAGCTGGCCCAGCTCTCAGACACAGGTCTTCTGCAGCTTTGTACCTGGCTGCTGGCCCTTTCACCAGAACTTAGCATCAGCAACTCTACTGTACTGATCAGGAGTCTCTTTCTTAGTCGG ATTCTCTCCCTAACTTCCTCAGCCTCCCGCCTGCTCTCAACTGCCTTGGTCTCCTTCTCTGCCAAATATGCCTACTCTGTTTGCAGAGCACTCCTTGGCCCTGTGCTCCAGGATCCAGGaatag GTCCAGCTCAAACAGAGTTACTATGTTGCTTGATgaaggacagggctctggagccagACACACAGGTTCTGTTGCTGGG